A single region of the Nocardioides sp. W7 genome encodes:
- a CDS encoding glycosyltransferase family 2 protein, translating to MIVTVTTLKDRLTNVQRFVRGNLAGGVDHLIVFLDAPDDEVLAWLTDQREVTVVVTDDSWWHDQRPQLLNKRQRVNANLARAVLRRLDWAEWLFHIDADEIVRIDREALTQVPRRRPAVGLRPLEVVSQMHPVGEPRLFKPLLGDDDLALLLALGALPEASNSLYFRSHIAGKVGVRPQADVWLGIHKATDNEDNRLPLVRRPGFEMLHLESYSGEEFVRKWTAMVGSGPRMHFGTHRMQLATALKAVVDKDLPPEQRSRFFELIYERHMADPVDLLRDLGLLREVDPLQGGHTPQPLPEGERSRLVGFLEELRDQDKWQFLPDSDRRADAEKAKAKDPSRETGPAEDPPRRRLGRLRRS from the coding sequence GTGATCGTCACCGTGACCACCCTCAAGGACCGCCTGACGAACGTCCAGCGCTTCGTCCGGGGCAACCTCGCCGGCGGGGTGGACCACCTGATCGTCTTCCTCGACGCCCCCGACGACGAGGTCCTGGCGTGGCTGACGGACCAGCGCGAGGTGACCGTCGTGGTCACCGACGACTCGTGGTGGCACGACCAGCGCCCCCAGCTGCTCAACAAGCGCCAGCGGGTCAACGCCAACCTGGCCCGCGCCGTACTGCGGCGCCTGGACTGGGCGGAGTGGCTCTTCCACATCGACGCGGACGAGATCGTGCGGATCGACCGCGAGGCGCTCACCCAGGTGCCGCGCCGCCGCCCGGCCGTGGGGCTGCGACCGCTCGAGGTGGTCAGCCAGATGCACCCCGTCGGCGAGCCGCGGCTGTTCAAGCCCCTGCTCGGGGACGACGACCTGGCGCTCCTGCTGGCCCTCGGCGCCCTGCCCGAGGCGAGCAACTCCCTCTACTTCCGCAGCCACATCGCCGGCAAGGTCGGGGTCCGACCCCAGGCCGACGTGTGGCTGGGCATCCACAAGGCCACCGACAACGAGGACAACCGGCTCCCCCTGGTCCGTCGCCCGGGGTTCGAGATGCTGCACCTGGAGTCGTACTCCGGCGAGGAGTTCGTCCGGAAGTGGACCGCGATGGTCGGCTCGGGGCCGCGGATGCACTTCGGCACCCACCGGATGCAGCTCGCGACCGCGCTGAAGGCGGTCGTCGACAAGGACCTGCCGCCCGAGCAGCGGTCCCGGTTCTTCGAGCTGATCTACGAGCGCCACATGGCCGACCCGGTCGACCTGCTCCGCGACCTCGGCCTGCTGCGCGAGGTCGACCCGCTCCAGGGCGGCCACACCCCGCAGCCGCTGCCGGAGGGCGAGCGATCCCGCCTCGTCGGGTTCCTGGAGGAGCTCCGCGACCAGGACAAGTGGCAGTTCCTGCCCGACAGCGACCGCCGGGCCGACGCCGAGAAGGCGAAGGCCAAGGACCCCAGCCGGGAGACCGGCCCCGCCGAGGACCCGCCGCGCCGCCGACTGGGTCGCCTCCGGCGGTCCTGA
- a CDS encoding P-loop NTPase — MSNTLLEQVNAALATVNDPEIKRPITELGMVDSVEIDDAGLAHITVLLTVAGCPLKDTINRDVTAAAGGVAGVTGVDLTLGVMTAEQRAGLKDILSDGKAQREIPFAQPGSLTKVFAIASGKGGVGKSSVTVNLALSLAKQGLKVGLVDADIYGHSVPAMLGVADARPTQVDDLIMPVPTASGVSVISIGMLKPRRDQVVAWRGPMLDRALVQMLADVYWGDLDVLLLDLPPGTGDVAISLGQHLPGAEVIVVTTPQEAAAEVAERAGTMASMMHQRVVGVVENMSFLPCPHCTAEGKEHRLEIFGSGGGDRVAATLSARFGYDVPVLGRIPLDLSLREGGDVGKPIVESDPTAPAARELSGIAEKLSGRGRGLAGMQLGLTPSSKF; from the coding sequence ATGAGCAACACCCTTCTCGAGCAGGTCAACGCCGCGCTCGCCACGGTCAACGACCCGGAGATCAAGCGGCCCATCACCGAGCTGGGGATGGTCGACTCCGTCGAGATCGACGATGCCGGTCTCGCGCACATCACGGTGCTGCTGACGGTGGCCGGCTGCCCCCTCAAGGACACCATCAACCGCGACGTCACGGCGGCCGCCGGCGGCGTCGCGGGCGTGACCGGGGTCGACCTGACCCTGGGCGTGATGACCGCAGAGCAGCGGGCCGGCCTCAAGGACATCCTCAGCGACGGCAAGGCGCAGCGCGAGATCCCGTTCGCGCAGCCCGGCTCGCTCACGAAGGTCTTCGCCATCGCCAGCGGCAAGGGCGGCGTCGGCAAGTCCTCGGTCACCGTCAACCTCGCGCTCTCGCTGGCCAAGCAGGGGCTGAAGGTCGGCCTCGTCGACGCCGACATCTACGGCCACTCGGTGCCGGCGATGCTCGGCGTGGCCGACGCCCGCCCGACCCAGGTCGACGACCTGATCATGCCCGTCCCCACGGCCTCCGGCGTCTCGGTGATCTCGATCGGCATGCTGAAGCCGCGTCGCGACCAGGTCGTGGCCTGGCGTGGTCCGATGCTCGACCGGGCCCTGGTCCAGATGCTCGCCGACGTCTACTGGGGCGACCTCGACGTACTCCTCCTCGACCTGCCGCCCGGCACCGGCGACGTCGCGATCTCGCTCGGGCAGCACCTGCCCGGCGCCGAGGTCATCGTGGTGACCACGCCGCAGGAGGCGGCGGCCGAGGTCGCCGAGCGGGCCGGCACGATGGCCTCGATGATGCACCAGCGCGTCGTCGGCGTCGTCGAGAACATGAGCTTCCTGCCCTGCCCGCACTGCACCGCGGAGGGCAAGGAGCACCGGCTGGAGATCTTCGGCAGCGGCGGCGGCGACCGCGTCGCGGCCACCCTCTCTGCCCGGTTCGGGTACGACGTGCCGGTGCTCGGCCGGATCCCGCTCGACCTCTCCCTGCGCGAGGGCGGCGACGTCGGCAAGCCGATCGTCGAGTCGGACCCCACCGCTCCGGCGGCCCGGGAGCTGTCCGGCATCGCCGAGAAGCTGTCGGGTCGGGGCCGGGGCCTCGCGGGCATGCAGCTCGGGCTGACCCCGAGCAGTAAGTTCTGA
- a CDS encoding alkaline phosphatase family protein: protein MRQSSRSSEPSAPHIAGHLAGRIPGRRRALVGALAAALALGAVAAAPTGSSSAAPVAAAAAAPVAASAAALRSGNTSFQVASFNALGHSHTKPGGDRKGWESGPKRMRYATQLLEETGVDLVGFQEFEPQQYAAFTKLMGATWSIAPGLDASGYAQSKAIAWRTADWTLVSQTTFMSPYFGGQMQARPLIQLRNNATGQLIWVLNTHNPANTRGDAQKWRDQGERIQAALINNLRRQNPQIPVIFVGDMNDRERFYCPMTYLTELESASGGYHEDVPGGACLPAKPMKVDWIMGTPDIFWSGYTSLEQGLIKKTSDHALIYATATIPPDAAAKAGIKRVVVIDVEGLRSPVISARRTPTLAWLRSKGASTLSARTLEERTTSLPNTVSMVTGRPVRRKDGGHGIATASTRGNATVHGAAGRYVASMFDVAHDVGMTTGFYSGDARSGLLVRSWNAKYGAADRIGRNNGRDKINRSYVGDRDNAAFRAARKQLAKSAPTLTFVQFDDAARAAEKYGPRSRKYLAALRLADARVKRIVKTISSNSRTAGSTMVIVTASGTGPSPTSSRVVPFLVWGPGVARAADLYALNPTYTTATARRSKYSGRQPIRSAAVANLVTSVLRLPVVDGSGINSKQDLDVFDPALTAPPRSSVPRS, encoded by the coding sequence ATGCGCCAGTCGAGCCGATCCTCCGAGCCCTCGGCTCCTCACATCGCCGGCCACCTTGCCGGTCGCATCCCCGGTCGCCGCCGGGCCCTCGTCGGGGCCCTCGCCGCAGCTCTCGCGCTGGGCGCCGTCGCCGCCGCCCCGACCGGATCGTCGAGCGCAGCCCCCGTCGCCGCAGCCGCCGCAGCCCCCGTCGCGGCATCGGCCGCCGCACTGCGGTCGGGCAACACCTCGTTCCAGGTGGCCTCGTTCAACGCGCTCGGTCACAGCCACACCAAGCCCGGCGGCGACCGCAAGGGCTGGGAGAGCGGCCCCAAGCGGATGCGGTACGCCACCCAGCTCCTGGAGGAGACCGGCGTCGACCTGGTCGGCTTCCAGGAGTTCGAGCCCCAGCAGTACGCCGCGTTCACCAAGCTGATGGGCGCGACCTGGTCGATCGCGCCGGGCCTGGACGCTTCGGGCTACGCGCAGTCCAAGGCCATCGCCTGGCGGACCGCCGACTGGACCCTGGTCAGCCAGACGACCTTCATGTCGCCGTACTTCGGCGGCCAGATGCAGGCTCGGCCCCTCATCCAGCTGCGCAACAACGCCACCGGCCAGCTGATCTGGGTGCTCAACACCCACAACCCGGCCAACACCCGCGGGGACGCCCAGAAGTGGCGCGACCAGGGCGAGCGCATCCAGGCCGCCCTGATCAACAACCTGCGCCGCCAGAACCCGCAGATCCCGGTCATCTTCGTCGGCGACATGAACGACCGGGAGCGCTTCTACTGCCCGATGACCTACCTGACCGAGCTCGAGTCGGCCAGCGGCGGCTACCACGAAGACGTCCCCGGTGGCGCCTGCCTGCCGGCCAAGCCGATGAAGGTCGACTGGATCATGGGCACGCCCGACATCTTCTGGTCGGGCTACACCAGCCTCGAGCAGGGCCTGATCAAGAAGACCTCCGACCACGCACTGATCTACGCCACAGCCACCATCCCCCCGGACGCCGCCGCCAAGGCGGGGATCAAGCGGGTCGTCGTCATCGACGTCGAGGGCCTGCGCTCCCCCGTCATCAGCGCCCGCCGGACCCCGACGCTGGCCTGGCTGCGCAGCAAGGGTGCCTCCACGCTGTCCGCCCGCACCCTGGAGGAGCGGACCACGTCGCTGCCGAACACCGTCAGCATGGTCACCGGCCGTCCCGTCCGACGCAAGGACGGCGGGCACGGCATCGCGACGGCATCGACGCGGGGCAACGCAACGGTCCACGGCGCCGCGGGCCGCTACGTCGCGAGCATGTTCGACGTCGCCCACGACGTGGGCATGACGACCGGGTTCTACTCCGGCGACGCCCGCTCCGGCCTGCTCGTGCGCTCCTGGAACGCCAAGTACGGCGCCGCGGACCGGATCGGCAGGAACAACGGTCGCGACAAGATCAACCGCTCCTATGTCGGCGACCGCGACAACGCCGCGTTCCGCGCCGCGCGCAAGCAGCTCGCGAAGTCGGCCCCCACGCTGACCTTCGTCCAGTTCGACGACGCCGCCCGGGCCGCCGAGAAGTACGGCCCCCGCAGCAGGAAGTACCTCGCGGCGCTCCGGCTCGCCGACGCCCGGGTCAAGCGGATCGTGAAGACGATCAGCAGCAACTCGCGCACGGCCGGCTCCACGATGGTCATCGTGACCGCGAGCGGCACCGGCCCGTCGCCGACCTCGAGTCGCGTCGTGCCGTTCCTGGTCTGGGGGCCGGGCGTCGCCCGGGCCGCCGACCTCTACGCCCTCAACCCGACGTACACCACCGCGACCGCGCGGCGCTCGAAGTACTCCGGCCGCCAGCCGATCCGGTCCGCGGCCGTCGCCAACCTGGTGACGAGCGTGCTCCGGCTGCCGGTGGTCGACGGGAGCGGGATCAACAGCAAGCAGGATCTCGACGTGTTCGATCCGGCCCTCACCGCGCCGCCCAGAAGCTCCGTGCCACGGTCATGA
- a CDS encoding class I SAM-dependent methyltransferase — MPPRTTAPVTDLAVDDRGLTFAVTDDVPANVLFDGQRVFSFWLERDTTQQDERRHYPWPPALRRFLDGSVEVTLADPVDGTVWLSAPARLGTGEGPVSVRDRQGNPLALDKSLRLTRLFGDRDPEQMLPLLDTIEVVLGALEAAGVEPFVAYGTLLGAVRDQDFIGHDSDADLGYVSRFEHPVDVIRESFQLQRRLREMGFPVHRYSGLGLKVVAKEADGSPRGLDVFGGFLREDMLYLMGEVGHPFRKEWLYPRSTVVLAGRELPAPAEPSHLLEAMYGPTWRTPDPAYQFTTPRSTQRRLSGWFRGTRVGIDERWNRRRGATSEPARRAPSDFVRWVGRRERGAATFVDIGCGEGTDALWLSRTGSRVVGLDFFGPDLRRARGRAERKGLRAEFAWVNLHELRSVLSVGAWLAREEGPRVVVAHHVVDAVDLTGLTHLLRLARTITRDSGRCYLQFHTAATAHSREAGLRPVPSERVVEAVRALGGRVDELTELTEAQVGIPGAVADADPTLCRMVVSWSR; from the coding sequence ATGCCACCCCGGACGACGGCGCCCGTCACCGACCTCGCCGTCGACGACCGAGGGCTCACCTTCGCCGTCACCGACGACGTCCCGGCCAACGTGCTCTTCGACGGTCAGCGGGTCTTCTCCTTCTGGCTGGAGCGGGACACGACGCAGCAGGACGAGCGCCGGCACTACCCCTGGCCGCCCGCCCTGCGCCGCTTCCTCGACGGCTCGGTCGAGGTCACGCTGGCCGACCCGGTCGACGGGACGGTGTGGCTCTCGGCCCCGGCCCGGCTCGGCACGGGCGAGGGGCCGGTCAGCGTGCGCGACCGGCAGGGGAACCCGCTCGCGCTGGACAAGAGCCTGCGGCTGACCCGGCTCTTCGGGGACCGCGACCCCGAGCAGATGCTGCCGCTGCTCGACACCATCGAGGTCGTGCTCGGCGCCCTCGAGGCGGCGGGCGTCGAGCCCTTCGTCGCGTACGGCACCCTGCTCGGCGCGGTGCGCGACCAGGACTTCATCGGCCACGACTCCGACGCCGACCTCGGCTACGTGAGCCGGTTCGAGCACCCCGTCGACGTCATCCGCGAGTCCTTCCAGCTGCAGCGGCGGCTGCGGGAGATGGGCTTCCCGGTGCACCGCTACAGCGGACTCGGACTGAAGGTCGTCGCCAAGGAGGCCGACGGCTCGCCCCGTGGCCTGGACGTCTTCGGCGGGTTCCTGCGCGAGGACATGCTCTACCTGATGGGCGAGGTGGGCCACCCGTTCCGCAAGGAGTGGCTCTACCCGCGCAGCACCGTCGTGCTCGCCGGCCGGGAGCTCCCTGCGCCGGCGGAGCCGAGCCACCTGCTCGAGGCGATGTACGGCCCCACGTGGCGTACGCCGGACCCGGCGTACCAGTTCACGACCCCGCGGAGCACCCAGCGCCGGCTGTCCGGCTGGTTCCGCGGCACCCGGGTCGGCATCGACGAGCGGTGGAACCGGCGCCGGGGCGCCACGTCCGAGCCCGCTCGGCGTGCCCCGAGCGACTTCGTCCGGTGGGTCGGCCGCCGCGAGCGCGGCGCGGCCACGTTCGTCGACATCGGGTGCGGCGAGGGCACCGACGCCCTCTGGCTGAGCCGGACCGGAAGCCGGGTCGTAGGCCTGGACTTCTTCGGACCGGACCTGCGCAGGGCCCGGGGCCGTGCCGAGCGGAAGGGGCTCCGGGCCGAGTTCGCCTGGGTCAACCTGCACGAGCTGCGCTCGGTGCTGTCCGTGGGCGCCTGGCTCGCCCGCGAGGAGGGACCGCGGGTCGTCGTCGCCCACCACGTGGTGGACGCCGTGGACCTGACCGGACTGACCCACCTGCTGCGCCTGGCCCGCACGATCACCCGCGACTCGGGCCGGTGCTACCTGCAGTTCCACACCGCGGCCACGGCCCACTCCCGGGAGGCCGGCCTGCGCCCCGTGCCGTCCGAGCGGGTGGTCGAGGCCGTCCGCGCCCTCGGCGGCCGGGTGGACGAGCTCACCGAGCTCACCGAGGCGCAGGTGGGGATCCCCGGGGCAGTGGCGGACGCCGACCCCACGTTGTGCAGGATGGTGGTCTCATGGAGTCGATGA
- a CDS encoding LysM peptidoglycan-binding domain-containing protein, with amino-acid sequence MNATCARLLRCTLVWLASSIAAVLATAVLHADALALRGGPGPDLESALVRCCSAVLLGCAAWAWLATSTLVLQAARGRAGWAVPGVPASWRRLVLLACGTTLAAGLSVPASADPGLTGLPLPDRATGAATRPVPDPATRVSLAAPPAAPVTVRRGDSLWELAASQLGPSAAPAEVERHWRHLYALNRPVVGPDPDLIHPGQQLRLPAPPQESS; translated from the coding sequence ATGAACGCCACCTGCGCACGCCTGCTGCGCTGCACCCTCGTGTGGCTGGCCAGCAGCATCGCCGCGGTCCTCGCCACCGCCGTGCTGCACGCGGACGCCCTGGCGCTGCGGGGCGGGCCGGGACCCGACCTGGAGAGCGCACTGGTGCGCTGTTGCTCCGCCGTACTGCTCGGCTGTGCCGCCTGGGCCTGGCTCGCGACCTCGACCCTGGTCCTCCAGGCGGCCCGCGGACGCGCCGGGTGGGCCGTGCCGGGAGTCCCCGCCTCCTGGCGGCGGCTGGTGCTCCTGGCCTGCGGCACGACCCTCGCGGCCGGCCTGAGCGTCCCCGCGTCGGCGGACCCCGGGTTGACCGGCCTGCCACTGCCCGACCGCGCCACCGGCGCGGCCACCCGTCCGGTCCCGGACCCGGCGACCCGCGTCTCCCTGGCGGCACCGCCGGCGGCACCGGTCACCGTGCGACGCGGCGACTCCTTGTGGGAGCTCGCCGCCTCCCAGCTCGGTCCGAGCGCCGCGCCGGCCGAGGTCGAGCGGCACTGGCGGCACCTCTACGCCCTCAACCGGCCCGTCGTCGGCCCGGATCCCGACCTGATCCACCCCGGCCAGCAGCTGCGGCTGCCCGCACCCCCTCAGGAGTCGTCATGA
- a CDS encoding CBS domain-containing protein gives MSTAPSRVYAARLVGLPIFDPQGDQVGKVRDLVVAIRSEVSQPRVLGLVAEVFGRRRIFVPMTRVTNIDAGQVYTTGLLNMRRFEQRSTETLVIGQMLDRTVTISSSSVTGVVYDVAMEQARNRDWVLSRVAIQEPAKGLRRRGQTHVVEWRDVEGLSRREESQGATHLVHALNEMRPADAANMIHDLPVERRAAVVAALDDERLADVLEELPEEDQVEILSHLDSERAADVLEEMSPDDAADLIAELSPETAEALLELMEPEEAEDVRRLMSYVENTAGAMMTPEPVILGPDATIADALAHVRNPELTPALAALVYVCRPPLETPTGKFLGVAHIQRLLREPPSTLVAGALDDSMDPLRPEATIDQVAAHLATYNLVAAPVVDDNGHLVGAVSVDDLLDHMLPEGWRDQAIRSNERRQGRQAGSRG, from the coding sequence ATGAGCACCGCACCCTCGCGGGTCTACGCAGCCCGCCTGGTCGGTCTGCCGATCTTCGACCCGCAGGGCGACCAGGTCGGCAAGGTGCGCGACCTGGTGGTGGCGATCCGCTCGGAGGTGAGTCAGCCGCGGGTCCTCGGACTGGTGGCCGAGGTCTTCGGCCGGCGCCGGATCTTCGTGCCGATGACCCGGGTGACCAACATCGACGCCGGGCAGGTCTACACGACCGGGCTGCTCAACATGCGCCGCTTCGAGCAGCGCTCGACCGAGACCCTGGTGATCGGCCAGATGCTCGACCGCACCGTCACCATCTCGTCGAGCAGCGTCACCGGAGTCGTCTACGACGTCGCCATGGAGCAGGCCCGCAACCGCGACTGGGTGCTCAGCCGGGTGGCCATCCAGGAGCCGGCCAAGGGGTTGCGCCGCCGCGGTCAGACCCACGTCGTCGAGTGGCGCGACGTCGAGGGGCTCAGTCGCCGCGAGGAGTCCCAGGGCGCCACCCACCTCGTGCACGCGCTCAACGAGATGCGACCGGCCGACGCGGCCAACATGATCCACGACCTCCCGGTCGAGCGACGCGCTGCCGTCGTGGCCGCGCTCGACGACGAGCGGCTCGCCGACGTCCTCGAGGAGCTGCCGGAGGAGGACCAGGTGGAGATCCTCAGCCACCTCGACTCCGAGCGTGCCGCCGACGTCCTGGAGGAGATGTCGCCCGACGACGCCGCGGACCTGATCGCGGAGCTCTCCCCCGAGACCGCCGAGGCACTCCTGGAGCTGATGGAGCCCGAGGAGGCCGAGGACGTGCGGCGGCTGATGTCGTACGTCGAGAACACCGCCGGCGCGATGATGACGCCCGAGCCGGTGATCCTCGGTCCGGACGCGACCATCGCCGACGCGCTGGCCCATGTCCGCAACCCCGAGCTGACGCCCGCCCTGGCCGCCCTGGTCTACGTCTGCCGGCCGCCGCTGGAGACGCCGACCGGCAAGTTCCTCGGCGTCGCCCACATCCAGCGGCTGCTGCGCGAGCCGCCGTCCACCCTGGTGGCCGGGGCCCTCGACGACTCCATGGACCCGCTGCGCCCGGAGGCCACCATCGACCAGGTCGCCGCCCACCTGGCGACGTACAACCTCGTCGCCGCGCCCGTCGTCGACGACAACGGGCACCTCGTCGGGGCCGTGAGCGTCGACGACCTGCTCGACCACATGCTGCCGGAGGGCTGGCGCGACCAGGCGATCCGGTCGAACGAGCGCCGCCAGGGCCGCCAGGCGGGTTCTCGTGGCTGA
- a CDS encoding DUF1003 domain-containing protein: MAERPPRSRLDAPRELRRTLVRRPAYDSDTFGVFAEQFARFMGTARFLLYMTGFVIIWVAWNALAPADLKWDGYPFIFLTLMLSLQASYAAPLILLAQNRQEARDRVIAEQDRQADSRAHADMEFLAREVASLRMAVGEVATRDFMRSELRALLSELDERAESHVADEDPGRPTA; this comes from the coding sequence GTGGCTGAGCGGCCGCCGCGGAGCCGGCTCGACGCGCCCCGCGAGCTGCGCCGGACCCTGGTGCGGCGGCCGGCGTACGACTCCGACACGTTCGGCGTCTTCGCCGAGCAGTTCGCCCGCTTCATGGGGACCGCGAGGTTCCTGCTCTACATGACCGGGTTCGTGATCATCTGGGTGGCCTGGAACGCCCTGGCCCCCGCGGACCTGAAGTGGGACGGCTACCCGTTCATCTTCCTGACCCTGATGCTCAGCCTGCAGGCGTCGTACGCCGCTCCGCTGATCCTGCTCGCGCAGAACCGCCAGGAGGCGCGCGACCGGGTGATCGCCGAGCAGGACCGCCAGGCCGACTCCCGCGCGCACGCCGACATGGAGTTCCTGGCCCGCGAGGTCGCGTCCCTGCGGATGGCCGTCGGCGAGGTCGCCACCCGCGACTTCATGCGCTCGGAGCTGCGTGCCCTGCTGAGCGAGCTCGACGAGCGTGCGGAGTCTCACGTCGCCGACGAGGATCCCGGACGACCTACCGCCTAG
- a CDS encoding sec-independent translocase, with translation MFGVGLPEFAVIAFVAVLVFGPDRLPDLAKQAGAMVRKARRFANAARDELRDELGPEYSDLELRDLDPRTIVRKHIVEAMEDADAEEKAPRRRGLRTLGEGEIPPYDVDAT, from the coding sequence GTGTTCGGGGTCGGTCTGCCGGAGTTCGCAGTCATCGCCTTCGTCGCGGTACTCGTCTTCGGCCCGGACCGGCTGCCCGACCTGGCCAAGCAGGCGGGCGCCATGGTCCGCAAGGCCCGTCGCTTCGCCAACGCGGCCCGCGACGAGCTGCGTGACGAGCTCGGACCGGAGTACTCCGACCTCGAGCTGCGCGACCTCGACCCCCGCACGATCGTGCGCAAGCACATCGTCGAGGCGATGGAGGACGCCGACGCCGAGGAGAAGGCGCCTCGTCGGCGGGGCCTGCGCACTCTCGGCGAGGGCGAGATCCCGCCGTACGACGTCGACGCGACCTGA
- a CDS encoding DUF6752 domain-containing protein → MKRLFRSRAAMQERMRVLEEEVQECRQLNVRLAELCDVVTELLLPLADRDEAAVHAILDKYRADVGDPLSR, encoded by the coding sequence ATGAAGAGGTTGTTCCGCAGCCGGGCCGCGATGCAGGAGCGCATGCGCGTCCTCGAGGAGGAGGTGCAGGAGTGCCGCCAGCTCAACGTACGCCTCGCCGAGCTGTGCGACGTCGTCACCGAGCTGCTGCTCCCGCTCGCCGACCGTGACGAGGCCGCCGTACACGCGATCCTCGACAAGTACCGCGCCGACGTCGGCGACCCGCTGTCCCGCTGA
- a CDS encoding Rv3235 family protein, translating into MNQSRPDNVVRLRVPVPVASVQGTLALDLQPRHDPPRAVPPQDRGSGDDATPVDVRRRREVERWAHRFAQAAVEIVGGDRPATQLLRWTTGEVYTDLHRRALLVARAGGHQPGAARVQPVRPQVLSVRTCFVEHGAVEAGVHVRYGDRSRAVAARFELKRSRHESTPRWICTALEFA; encoded by the coding sequence ATGAACCAGTCGCGTCCCGACAACGTCGTCCGACTCCGGGTGCCGGTCCCGGTCGCGAGCGTGCAGGGCACGCTCGCCCTCGACCTCCAGCCCCGGCACGACCCGCCGCGCGCCGTACCTCCGCAGGACCGGGGCTCGGGTGACGACGCCACCCCGGTCGACGTCCGACGCCGCCGGGAGGTCGAGCGCTGGGCGCACCGCTTCGCCCAGGCGGCGGTGGAGATCGTCGGCGGCGACCGTCCGGCGACCCAGCTGCTGCGCTGGACGACGGGCGAGGTCTACACCGACCTGCACCGCCGCGCCCTGCTCGTCGCCCGGGCCGGCGGGCACCAGCCCGGCGCCGCCCGGGTCCAGCCCGTCCGCCCCCAGGTCCTCAGCGTCCGCACCTGCTTCGTGGAGCACGGCGCCGTCGAGGCCGGCGTGCACGTGCGGTACGGCGACCGCTCCCGCGCCGTCGCCGCCCGCTTCGAGCTGAAGCGGAGCCGGCACGAGTCCACCCCGCGCTGGATCTGCACCGCCCTGGAGTTTGCTTGA